The following proteins come from a genomic window of Hydractinia symbiolongicarpus strain clone_291-10 chromosome 2, HSymV2.1, whole genome shotgun sequence:
- the LOC130630364 gene encoding endoplasmic reticulum metallopeptidase 1-like, with the protein MRPGRMWRRNAEDKNKKFQSQHYSPYSDKIYGSQYIVSLVIFIGFLVYMIYTSDSFLPTSKPIDSPLQEFSGDRAREHLTAITKFGPRVTGSYENDITTVNYLLKELNLIKEVAHEDFDIEIELQTSSGSFAYARPRGYVITNAYQNITNVVVKISSRKSDNAYILANAHFDTPMNTEGASDDTVSCAVLIEIFRSICQGNPTDLKHGIIFLFNGAEEGFLSGSHAFVKDHRWLSLVKVVVNIEAAGSGGREFVFQTGPEHSWILETYASSVKYPYASVVAQEIFQSGVIPADTDFRVFVQYGNLVGIDIAFVTNGYVYHTRYDDAQSIPSGSIQRAGDNIFGLLMAMSNSHYVENPSLYKHGSSVFFDILGVFVVHYPKRLHILMNNITIAIVFLYILQRLIRQNFSSQRAHVGLRKDAEHVSLLSLFLAIIVILFSWLTAMIVPMALAYFLIQVNVLMTWYTNPFFGLLLYGLPSLFGLLLAHFIGNKIINKISRTNLSAFVYAHLLILATILFLMKYVLSSYIVWLWVIFPFLLLSVAKDAITFPPEKKDLGLFMLHILGAIIPALISINHINMLFIFFGPLLGRVGTELPGEYVIAGLSSLSVITIVTYFTGLYHKAGSMEKVLIFIGLLSLLPIICAVSGRMFPYSRTNPVTPKRLFMQHTLRTFHNCDGTIRKQDSGIWVQPMDYLGIKPLKHISFYKDIENFQCDGSYCGLPYFYPIRKVARKQWYLRGENPDSDKPPLSTDIYRKEVVNEKTVRFYFDIKGPDHMNLFLTLKPNTTLSDWSMYKAEDGNIYSMEDFNGGETYIVFFSHGYYSDNWKFWLEFKRPSEEDGNLAELGIARHYLHGKEARTPFLNSAIKALPDWICDDSWTSNYDGFTLN; encoded by the exons ATGAGACCAGGACGCATGTGGAGAAGAAATGCTGAAGATAAGAACAAGAAATTCCAGTCACAACACTATTCGCCTTATTCTGACAAAATCTATGGCTCTCAATATATTGTGTCTTTGGTTATTTTTATTGGATTTTTGGTATACATGATATACACATCAGACTCTTTTTTACCTACATCGAAACCTATTGATTCACCCCTACAAGAATTTAGTGGCGACAGAGCTAGAGAACATTTAACTGCCATTACAAAATTTGGGCCAAGGGTTACTGGCAGTTATGAAAATGATATTACTACAGTTAACTATCTTCTAAAAGAACTAAACCTGATAAAAGAAGTTGCTCACGAAGATTTTGATATTGAAATTGAACTTCAAACTTCTTCAGGCTCGTTTGCGTATGCACGACCACGTGGTTATGTTATTACAAACGCCTACCAAAACATTACAAATGTTGTTGTAAAAATTTCTTCACGCAAATCTGATAATGCTTACATTTTGGCTAATGCTCATTTTGATACACCTATGAATACGGAAGGCGCCAGTGATGATACTGTTAGTTGTGCTGTTTTGATTGAAATATTTAGATCGATATGTCAAGGCAATCCAACAGATTTGAAACATggtataatatttttgtttaatggAGCTGAGGAGGGATTTTTATCTGGAAGTCATGCTTTTGTAAAAGATCACCGATGGTTATCACTTGTTAAAGTTGTCGTAAACATAGAAGCTGCGGGATCAG GTGGACGTGAATTTGTTTTTCAGACAGGACCTGAACATTCATGGATTTTAGAAACATATGCTTCCTCAGTAAAATATCCATATGCATCTGTTGTTGCACAAGAAATATTTCAATCTGGCGTTATTCCAGCTGACACTGATTTTCGGGTGTTTGTACAATATGGAAATCTTGTTG GTATTGATATCGCATTTGTAACCAATGGTTATGTTTATCATACACGTTACGATGATGCTCAGTCAATCCCTTCAGGAAGTATTCAGCGAGCTGGTGACAATATATTTGGGTTATTGATGGCAATGTCAAATTCTCATTACGTTGAAAACCCATCTTTGTATAAGCATGGAAGCTCTGTGTTTTTTGACATCTTGGGTGTTTTTGTAGTTCATTACCCAAAGAGGTTACATATTCTCATGAACAATATCACAATTGCAATAGTGTTTTTATACATACTGCAACGTTTAATTCGTCAAAATTTTTCTTCTCAAAGag CACACGTTGGATTGAGAAAAGATGCAGAACATGTTTCCTTATTGTCTCTGTTTCTTGCTATCATTGTTATTTTGTTCTCATGGCTTACAGCTATGATTGTTCCAATGGCTCTTGCCTATTTTCTGATccaagtaaatgttttgatGACATGGTATACCAACCCATTTTTTGGTTTGTTGCTATATGGGCTTCCATCATTGTTTGGGTTGTTGTTGGCGCATTTTATaggaaataaaattataaacaag atttccCGCACAAATCTGTCAGCGTTTGTTTATGCTCACCTACTCATTCTGGCAACAATTTTGTTCCTGATGAAATATGTTCTATCATCATATATCGTTTGGTTGTGGGTCATCTTTCCTTTTCTGTTACTGTCTGTTGCTAAAGATGCAATAACTTTTCCTCCTGAAAAGAAGGATCTGGGACTATTTATGTTGCATATTTTGGGTGCCATAATACCTGCCCTTATCTCAATAAATCACATCaatatgttatttatttttttcggcCCATTGCTTGGAAGAGTTGGCACTGAACTACCAGGAGAATATGTTATAGCTGGATTATCGAGTTTGTCTGTTATCACAATTGTCACTTACTTT acTGGGTTGTATCACAAAGCTGGAAGTATGGAAAAGGTCTTAATTTTTATTGGACTTTTGAGTCTTCTTCCTATCATCTGTGCAGTCAGTGGACGAATGTTTCCTTATTCTCGTACCAACCCAGTCACTCCAAAACGTCTGTTTATGCAG cACACTTTACGGACATTTCACAATTGTGATGGAACTATTCGAAAACAAGACTCTGGTATATGGGTGCAACCAATGGATTACCTAGGGATCAAGCCATTGAAACATATATCTTTCTATAAGGATATTGAAAATTTTCAATGTGATGGCTCCTATTGTGGCTTGCCTTATTTTTAtccaatacgaaaagtcgccaG AAAGCAATGGTATCTTCGAGGTGAAAACCCTGACAGTGACAAACCACCATTATCAACTGATATTTACAGAAAAGAAGTTGTTAACGAAAAAACTGTTagattttattttgatataaaAG gACCAGATCACATGAATTTATTTCTAACATTAAAACCAAATACAACACTGTCTGATTGGTCAATGTACAAAGCTGAAGATGGTAATATATATTCAATGGAAGACTTCAATGGTGGAGAGACATACATTGTATTCTTTTCTCATGGCTATTATTCTGATAATTGGAAGTTTTGGCTCGAATTCAAG aGACCATCTGAAGAAGATGGCAATCTTGCAGAATTAGGTATTGCACGCCATTACCTTCATGGAAAAGAAGCCAGAACGCCTTTCTTAAACTCGGCTATCAAAGCTTTACCCGACTGGATATGTGATGATTCATGGACAAGTAATTATGATGGCTTTACTTTGAATTAA
- the LOC130630363 gene encoding endoplasmic reticulum metallopeptidase 1-like encodes MMRRNRISYPSYMPNTLRSLTKMVDRSARRNFFAADAKKDTSQSKQRFSSSFNEINKIYGAGYIVGLFVFIGFLIYVIYTSDSFLPASKPFDSPLQEFSGDRARKHLNAITKFGPRVTGSYENDITTANYLLKELNMIKEVAHKDFDIEIELQTSSGSFAFVRKSNYVDLGFTSTYQNITNVVAKISSPKSDNSYILANVHFDTVMNTEGASDDTISCAVLIEIFRAICQGKPENLKHGVIFLFNGAEEGGLSGSHAFVKDHRWLSLVKVVVNIEAAGSGGREFVFQTGPEHPWILNAYASAAKYPYASVVAQEIFQSGVIPSDTDFRVFVQYGNLVGIDIAFVANGYVYHTRYDDAQSIPSGSIQRAGDNIFGLLMAMSNSPYIENPSLYQHGSSVFFDILGVFVVHYPKRLHILMNNITIVIVFLYVLQRLVRQNFSSQRAHVGLRKDAEHVSLLSLFLAIVVILFSWLTAVIVPMALAYFLIQVNVLMTWYTNPFFGLLLYGLPSLFGLLLTHFIGNKIINKISYTNLSAFVYAHLLILATILFLMKYVLSSYIVWLWVIFPFLLLCVGKDAITFLPEKKDLGLFMLHILGAIIPAIISMYHINLLFNFFGPLLGRVGTELPGEYVIAVLSSLSVITMGTYFTGLYHKAGSMKKVLIFIGFLSILPIIYAVSGRMFPYSRANPITPKRLFMQHTLRTFHNSDGTIRKQDSGIWVQPMDYLGIKPLENISFYKNIENFQCDGSYCGLPYYYPMRKVVRKQWYLRGEIPTGDKPPLSTDVYRKEVVNEKTVRFYFDIKGPDHMNLFLTLKPNTTLSDWSMYKAEDGHIYSMEDFNGGETYIVFFSHGYYSDDWKFWLEFKRQSQDGYLAELGIARHYLHGKEARTPFLNSAIKALPDWICDNSWTSNYDSFTLN; translated from the exons atgatgAGACGAAACCGTATTTCTTATCCAAGTTACATGCCAAACACGCTTCGCTCGCTAACTAAAATGGTGGACAGAAGTGCACGCAGAAATTTTTTTGCAGCTGATGCAAAAAAAGATACATCTCAATCTAAACAACGTTTCTCTAGTTCATTTaatgaaattaacaaaatttatggAGCTGGTTATATCGTAGGCCTGTTTGTTTTTATTGGATTCTTGATTTACGTGATATACACATCTGATTCGTTTTTACCTGCATCAAAACCTTTCGATTCACCCTTGCAAGAATTTAGTGGCGACAGAGCTAGAAAACATTTGAAtgcaataacaaaatttggacCAAGGGTTACTGGGAGCTATGAAAATGATATTACGACAGCTAACTATCTTCTAAAAGAACTTAACATGATAAAAGAAGTTGCTCATAAAGATTTTGATATTGAAATTGAACTTCAAACTTCTTCAGGTTCGTTCGCATTTGTGCGAAAAAGTAACTATGTTGATCTTGGATTTACAAGTACATACCAGAATATAACAAACGTTGttgcaaaaatttcttcacCAAAATCTGATAATTCCTACATTTTGGCCAATGTTCACTTTGATACGGTTATGAATACTGAGGGTGCTAGTGATGATACCATTAGCTGCGCTGTTTTAATAGAAATTTTCAGAGCAATATGTCAAGGTAAGCCAGAAAATCTCAAACATGgtgtaatatttttgtttaatggAGCTGAAGAAGGTGGGTTATCTGGGAGCCATGCTTTTGTAAAAGATCACAGATGGTTATCACTTGTTAAAGTTGTTGTAAACATAGAAGCTGCTGGATCAG gTGGACGTGAATTTGTTTTCCAAACAGGGCCTGAACATCCATGGATTTTAAATGCTTATGCATCTGCAGCCAAGTATCCATATGCGTCTGTTGTTGCAcaagaaatatttcaatcagGTGTCATTCCATCTGACACTGATTTCAGGGTGTTTGTTCAATATGGCAATCTTGTTG GTATCGATATTGCATTTGTAGCCAATGGTTATGTTTACCATACGCGTTACGATGATGCTCAGTCAATCCCTTCAGGAAGTATTCAGCGAGCTGGTGACAATATCTTTGGGTTATTGATGGCAATGTCAAATTCTCCCTACATTGAAAACCCATCTTTGTATCAGCATGGAAGCTCTGTGTTTTTTGACATCTTGGGTGTTTTTGTAGTTCATTACCCAAAGAGATTACATATTCTCATGAACAATATCACAATTGTAATAGTGTTTTTATATGTGCTGCAACGATTAGTTCGTCAAAATTTTTCATCTCAAAGAG CACATGTTGGATTGAGAAAAGATGCAGAACATGTTTCGTTATTGTCACTGTTTCTAGCtattgttgttattttgttttcatgGCTCACTGCTGTGATTGTTCCAATGGCTCTTGCCTATTTTCTGATccaagtaaatgttttgatGACATGGTATACCAACCCATTTTTTGGTTTGTTGTTATATGGGCTTCCATCATTGTTTGGGTTGCTGTTGACTCATTTCATaggaaataaaattataaacaag ATTTCCTACACAAATCTGTCAGCGTTTGTTTATGCTCACCTACTCATTCTGGCAACAATTTTGTTCCTGATGAAATATGTTCTATCATCATATATCGTTTGGTTGTGGGTCATCTTCCCTTTTCTGTTATTATGTGTTGGTAAAGATGCAATAACATTTCTTCCTGAGAAGAAGGATCTGGGACTATTTATGTTGCATATTTTGGGTGCCATAATACCTGCTATAATTTCGATGTACCATATTAATCTGTTGTTTAACTTCTTTGGTCCATTGCTTGGAAGAGTTGGCACTGAACTACCAGGAGAATATGTTATAGCTGTGTTATCAAGTTTGTCTGTTATCACCATGGGCACTTACTTT acTGGATTGTATCACAAAGCAGGAAGCATGAAAAAAGTCCTAATTTTTATAGGATTTTTGAGTATTCTTCCTATCATCTATGCAGTCAGTGGACGAATGTTTCCTTATTCTCGTGCCAACCCAATTACTCCAAAACGTTTGTTTATGCAG CATACTCTACGTACATTTCACAATTCTGATGGAACTATTCGAAAACAAGACTCTGGTATTTGGGTGCAACCAATGGATTATCTAGGGATCAAGCCATTagaaaatatatctttttataaaaatattgagaATTTTCAATGTGACGGTTCCTATTGTGGTTTGCCTTATTATTATCCAATGAGAAAAGTCGTCAG AAAGCAATGGTATCTCCGAGGTGAAATACCTACTGGTGACAAACCACCCTTATCAACTGATGTTTACAGAAAAGAAGTTGTTAACGAAAAAACTGTTagattttattttgatataaaAG GCCCAGATCACATGAATTTATTTCTTACACTAAAACCAAATACAACACTGTCTGATTGGTCAATGTATAAAGCTGAAGACGGTCACATATATTCAATGGAAGACTTCAATGGTGGAGAGACATACATCGTATTCTTTTCTCATGGCTATTATTCTGATGATTGGAAGTTTTGGCTTGAATTTAAg agACAATCACAAGATGGTTATCTTGCAGAATTAGGTATTGCACGCCATTACCTTCATGGAAAAGAAGCCAGAACGCCTTTCTTAAACTCGGCTATCAAAGCTTTACCCGACTGGATATGCGATAATTCATGGACAAGTAATTATGATAGCTTTACTTTGAATTAA